In Providencia rettgeri, the following proteins share a genomic window:
- a CDS encoding ABC transporter permease codes for MSNQSAIPLTKNKFSFSKLTKIPAFLPLVGLILLFVCMSIFNEHFLTVNNLSTIARQVSINAIIAIGMTFAILTGGIDLSVGAVMALSGTLMAGLMKYYGMDPYAAIALGLLSGVAFGFINGILAAYGKMPPIIVTLGAMIIAKGLALIYTGGYPVSGLPQEFAFWGREELMGIQVPILLMLGLYLIFYVVLNHVSFGRYIYAIGGNEEAARLSGIRVERYKMLVYVISGFTAAFAGLIFTSRVMSGQPNAGVGFELDAIAAVVLGGASIAGGRGMIIGTLIGAMILGVLNNGLNLLGISPYVQYIVKGLIIWGATLISSMKR; via the coding sequence ATGTCTAATCAAAGTGCAATTCCATTAACTAAAAATAAATTTAGTTTTTCTAAGCTAACAAAAATACCTGCATTTTTACCACTTGTTGGTTTAATTCTTTTATTTGTCTGCATGTCCATTTTTAATGAACATTTTTTAACTGTAAATAACCTTTCGACCATTGCTCGTCAGGTTTCTATTAATGCCATTATCGCTATCGGTATGACATTTGCTATCTTAACAGGTGGAATTGACTTGTCCGTTGGTGCTGTTATGGCGCTGTCTGGAACCTTGATGGCTGGCTTGATGAAATATTATGGAATGGACCCCTATGCAGCCATCGCTCTTGGACTATTATCGGGTGTTGCTTTTGGCTTTATTAATGGGATTTTAGCCGCTTATGGTAAAATGCCACCAATTATTGTCACCTTAGGCGCCATGATTATTGCTAAAGGGTTAGCCTTAATTTATACCGGTGGCTACCCAGTTTCAGGATTACCTCAAGAGTTTGCTTTTTGGGGACGAGAAGAATTAATGGGAATTCAAGTTCCTATTTTATTAATGCTTGGCCTTTATCTTATTTTCTATGTTGTACTAAATCATGTCTCTTTTGGCCGTTATATTTACGCTATTGGTGGTAATGAAGAAGCAGCACGCCTGAGTGGTATCCGCGTTGAACGTTATAAAATGTTAGTTTACGTTATTAGCGGTTTTACTGCTGCATTCGCTGGGTTAATATTTACCTCTCGAGTCATGAGTGGGCAACCCAATGCAGGCGTAGGCTTTGAGTTAGATGCGATTGCTGCGGTCGTACTCGGCGGCGCCTCAATAGCAGGAGGCCGTGGTATGATCATTGGCACACTCATTGGCGCAATGATCTTAGGTGTACTTAATAACGGTTTAAATTTATTAGGTATTTCACCTTATGTTCAATATATTGTAAAAGGACTAATTATTTGGGGGGCGACATTAATTAGCTCAATGAAACGCTAA
- a CDS encoding sulfite exporter TauE/SafE family protein: protein MLILILEGLLIGCLLGLTGAGGGILAVPALMASQGWSVALAAPVGLLAITIAAFISVIQGLIKKSIRYKAAIWIALLSIPSAKYGIYLAHIVPPVWLTLIFSLVMLYVGGRIFFNRVDEQNDAHCLINTETGKFIWNTKTALIFGGIGVITGLLTGMLGVGGGFIIVPALRKFTNLNMKSIIATSLMVIFCIGSISIFINVLNGFQYPKEISIIFIVSCVIGLLIGRLIMHYISNRTIQMLFSIVVIFVALGLILSVLIELKVI from the coding sequence ATGTTAATATTGATATTAGAAGGGTTATTGATAGGCTGTCTACTCGGTTTGACGGGAGCTGGCGGGGGAATTCTTGCTGTTCCTGCTTTAATGGCAAGCCAAGGTTGGAGTGTTGCACTCGCTGCGCCTGTTGGGCTTCTAGCAATTACAATAGCGGCTTTTATCAGCGTTATTCAAGGGCTTATAAAAAAAAGTATTCGTTATAAAGCCGCAATTTGGATAGCATTATTGAGTATCCCTTCTGCTAAGTATGGTATTTACCTTGCCCATATTGTACCTCCAGTTTGGTTAACACTTATTTTTAGCCTTGTTATGCTTTATGTCGGGGGGCGTATATTTTTCAATAGGGTTGATGAGCAAAATGATGCACATTGTTTAATTAATACAGAAACTGGGAAATTTATTTGGAACACTAAAACAGCGTTAATCTTTGGGGGGATTGGTGTCATTACAGGATTACTTACTGGTATGCTAGGTGTCGGTGGTGGTTTTATTATTGTTCCTGCATTGCGAAAGTTCACTAATTTGAATATGAAGAGTATTATTGCAACATCGTTAATGGTTATTTTCTGTATTGGTAGTATTAGTATTTTTATTAATGTTTTGAATGGGTTTCAATACCCTAAAGAAATTAGTATTATATTTATTGTCTCTTGTGTCATTGGTTTATTAATCGGTCGATTAATAATGCATTATATTTCCAATAGAACCATTCAAATGCTATTTTCAATTGTTGTTATTTTTGTCGCTTTAGGATTGATTTTATCAGTGCTGATTGAGCTAAAAGTTATTTAA
- a CDS encoding thioredoxin family protein has product MLVQDKLIKRQHRMHNILSLDSDNFSSTLYPLEQDEQQTVVVYFSASWCLPCKNMKPIFIKLSEYFQGSNIIFGIVDIAQSPTLAPRYGIKSVPTIAVFQDTRLIDIIAGEVPFNRALMVLEKTLGKR; this is encoded by the coding sequence ATGTTAGTTCAGGATAAATTGATAAAAAGGCAGCATAGAATGCACAATATCTTATCGCTAGATAGTGATAATTTCTCGAGTACACTTTACCCCCTAGAGCAAGATGAGCAACAAACTGTAGTTGTTTATTTTTCGGCATCGTGGTGTTTACCTTGTAAAAATATGAAACCTATTTTCATTAAACTTTCTGAATATTTTCAAGGAAGTAATATCATTTTTGGCATTGTTGATATTGCTCAATCGCCCACTTTAGCTCCTCGATATGGTATAAAATCAGTGCCGACAATTGCGGTTTTCCAAGATACTCGGTTAATCGATATTATTGCAGGAGAAGTACCATTTAATAGGGCATTAATGGTATTGGAGAAAACGCTCGGTAAGCGTTAA
- a CDS encoding sugar ABC transporter ATP-binding protein, with the protein MMQLLALKDVSKTFPGVKALDNINLSLEKGEVHALLGENGAGKSTLMKVLCGIHKPDSGQILIEGKEHTFNNYRDAIKAGVGIIFQEFSLIPYLNAFENIFLNRELKNKFGLLDRKLMRKKSQEILAELGVNINIDEPISHLSIAEQQFVEIAKALSLDAKILVLDEPTATLTPNEANHLFDVMRDLKAKGVGMFFISHHLEEIYEICDTISVLRDGQYIGSRKVDETDLDVIIEMMVGREVENIYPHKRQFNEQEVILDAEVQRFSYSPTNHLQLKKGEILGLAGLVGSGRTETILAMIGADKAYKKKVVLEGKEVKVKSAATALQLGIGLLPESRKTQGLVLPFSVKENIWLNNHAQKLFLIQNKKELTLSIDLISQVKVKTPEPHTAVSTLSGGNQQKVVIARWLNKQAKILIFDEPTRGIDVGAKSEIYQLMRSLTEKGISIIMISSELPEVIGVSDRVLVFRDGEIAAELTGDEINSTQIMVHAAGNII; encoded by the coding sequence ATGATGCAATTATTAGCATTAAAAGATGTCAGTAAAACTTTCCCTGGGGTTAAGGCGTTAGATAATATTAATCTCTCCCTAGAAAAGGGGGAGGTTCACGCATTATTAGGTGAAAACGGCGCAGGTAAATCAACGCTAATGAAAGTGTTATGTGGAATACATAAACCTGATAGCGGACAAATTCTGATTGAAGGCAAAGAACACACCTTTAATAACTACAGAGATGCAATAAAAGCAGGCGTAGGTATTATTTTCCAAGAATTTTCTCTTATTCCTTATTTAAATGCTTTTGAAAATATATTTTTAAATAGAGAGTTGAAAAATAAGTTTGGTTTATTAGATAGAAAATTAATGCGAAAAAAATCGCAGGAAATCCTAGCTGAGCTGGGTGTAAACATCAATATTGATGAACCCATTAGCCATTTAAGTATTGCAGAACAACAGTTTGTTGAAATCGCAAAAGCACTGTCTTTGGATGCTAAAATTTTAGTGTTAGATGAGCCAACTGCGACATTAACCCCCAATGAAGCAAACCATTTATTCGATGTAATGCGCGATTTAAAAGCTAAAGGGGTTGGAATGTTTTTTATTTCCCACCATTTAGAAGAGATTTATGAAATCTGTGACACCATCAGTGTACTACGCGATGGACAATATATAGGGTCGCGTAAGGTCGATGAAACAGATTTAGACGTTATTATCGAAATGATGGTTGGCCGTGAGGTTGAAAATATTTACCCTCATAAACGCCAATTTAACGAGCAAGAAGTCATCTTAGATGCGGAAGTTCAGCGTTTTTCATATAGCCCAACTAACCACCTTCAACTAAAAAAAGGTGAAATTTTAGGGCTTGCTGGATTAGTCGGTTCAGGTCGCACAGAAACTATTCTTGCCATGATTGGTGCTGATAAGGCTTACAAGAAAAAAGTTGTTTTAGAAGGCAAAGAAGTTAAAGTTAAATCAGCTGCGACTGCACTGCAATTAGGTATCGGTTTATTACCAGAAAGCCGAAAAACTCAAGGACTTGTATTGCCGTTTTCCGTTAAAGAAAATATATGGCTAAACAATCACGCTCAAAAATTATTTTTAATTCAAAACAAAAAAGAACTCACTTTATCTATTGATTTAATTTCCCAAGTAAAAGTTAAAACACCAGAGCCTCACACTGCAGTTTCTACTTTAAGCGGTGGAAACCAGCAAAAAGTTGTTATTGCTCGCTGGCTAAATAAACAAGCCAAAATTCTTATTTTCGACGAACCCACTCGAGGTATTGATGTTGGGGCAAAATCAGAAATTTATCAATTAATGCGCTCTCTAACTGAAAAAGGAATTTCCATTATTATGATTTCATCGGAGCTACCAGAAGTTATTGGTGTCAGTGATAGAGTTTTGGTTTTTCGAGATGGTGAAATTGCCGCTGAGTTAACTGGAGACGAAATAAACTCAACTCAGATCATGGTACATGCGGCCGGCAATATTATATAG
- a CDS encoding VENN motif pre-toxin domain-containing protein translates to MISSTADAEKNKLDTGTLGFGDIKNKAEYKVDSQSGGFSTGGSPFADQLAGNAAGSLLTNVNNKGKDSNTTHSAVSEGEITIRDKGNQKQDINELSRDTDNAHEKLNTIFDKEKEQKRIEKTQLVGELGKQITDIAVTNETIKATKDVDREHPELSGKEREDAIQAQVNKSEWGVGGDNRRIVESGTSLIQGLISGDVNKAVANASAPYIANYIGQHIEDDKGKIAAHGIANVALALAKGENAGAQSLGAMTAEAVGMLSKELYKKDVSQLTEDEKATVSAFASLAAGIAGGLVGGDTSSAGNAAQAGKTTVENNFLSPDDNDKRDKALEDQKAGKNLKEASQNIIYLTDKDNYTDKLLYQYGQGTLDKAGEAALTEYLNAYATQLQLRGMSEADAFKAVEQILKYPSSATPDLSAEYNKALGQLSTEERHAWQAMIGTDALLAGPGRASQLMRLALISGGSYQTGTGIAQIADGKIADGLINVGLGSAAVSGGYLGNKVTTGKPSGGIVSPETNVWQTGTIGNVITKSDGSLTGHVTKVTPQMTKENIRSLNRENESAQILSKSGFHVEQNPAVLGNKDPDYRINGEIFDNYAPKSSSVRNIWSEVKGKIDKGQTNNVVINMSDTKVSVPELQQQLTKWPIMGLDKVIIIDKSGNAVRVK, encoded by the coding sequence GTGATTAGCAGCACTGCGGACGCTGAAAAGAACAAGTTGGATACGGGCACGCTGGGCTTTGGGGATATCAAAAATAAAGCTGAATACAAGGTGGATAGCCAAAGTGGCGGCTTTAGCACAGGGGGTTCTCCATTTGCAGACCAGCTTGCGGGTAATGCCGCAGGCTCCTTGTTGACCAATGTGAATAACAAAGGGAAAGACAGCAATACGACACACTCAGCGGTGTCAGAAGGCGAGATTACAATTCGAGATAAGGGTAATCAGAAACAAGATATCAACGAGTTAAGCCGTGATACAGATAATGCCCATGAGAAGCTCAATACGATTTTTGACAAAGAAAAAGAGCAAAAACGGATAGAAAAAACGCAGTTAGTGGGCGAATTAGGTAAGCAGATTACTGATATTGCGGTGACGAATGAGACGATTAAAGCTACGAAGGATGTAGATAGAGAGCACCCTGAGTTGAGTGGCAAGGAAAGAGAAGATGCTATTCAAGCTCAAGTTAACAAATCTGAATGGGGTGTCGGAGGGGATAATCGCCGTATAGTCGAGTCAGGCACCTCTTTGATTCAAGGGCTTATCAGTGGAGATGTGAATAAAGCGGTGGCGAATGCGAGTGCGCCGTATATTGCGAACTACATCGGTCAACATATCGAAGATGATAAAGGGAAAATAGCCGCACACGGTATTGCGAATGTTGCATTAGCGCTGGCAAAAGGTGAAAATGCAGGGGCACAATCGCTCGGTGCAATGACAGCGGAAGCGGTTGGAATGCTGTCAAAAGAACTGTATAAGAAAGATGTGAGCCAACTGACGGAAGACGAAAAAGCGACAGTCAGTGCATTTGCGAGTTTGGCAGCGGGTATTGCAGGCGGTTTAGTGGGTGGAGATACCTCGAGTGCAGGGAATGCAGCCCAAGCAGGGAAGACGACGGTTGAGAATAACTTCTTAAGTCCAGATGATAACGATAAAAGAGATAAAGCACTAGAAGATCAAAAGGCTGGAAAAAACCTTAAAGAAGCCTCTCAAAATATTATCTATTTAACAGATAAAGATAATTATACCGACAAATTACTCTATCAGTATGGTCAAGGTACGCTAGATAAAGCAGGCGAAGCCGCATTAACTGAATACCTTAATGCGTATGCTACACAGTTGCAATTGAGGGGAATGAGTGAAGCGGATGCATTCAAAGCAGTAGAACAAATATTGAAGTACCCAAGCAGTGCAACACCTGATTTATCAGCAGAATACAATAAGGCATTAGGACAACTCAGCACCGAAGAAAGACATGCATGGCAAGCGATGATTGGTACTGATGCGTTATTAGCTGGGCCGGGACGAGCCAGCCAATTAATGCGGTTAGCGTTGATTTCAGGCGGTTCTTATCAAACTGGAACTGGTATTGCCCAAATCGCAGATGGAAAAATAGCTGATGGCTTAATCAATGTTGGTCTTGGTAGTGCAGCTGTATCAGGCGGCTACTTAGGAAATAAAGTTACTACAGGTAAGCCGAGTGGTGGGATAGTTTCTCCAGAAACAAATGTTTGGCAAACAGGGACAATCGGCAATGTAATAACTAAATCTGATGGTTCATTGACTGGGCACGTTACAAAAGTCACCCCTCAAATGACAAAAGAAAATATTCGTTCACTTAATCGTGAAAATGAGAGTGCTCAAATATTATCTAAATCAGGTTTTCATGTAGAACAAAACCCGGCCGTTTTAGGAAATAAAGACCCTGATTATCGTATTAATGGTGAAATTTTTGATAACTATGCACCTAAGTCAAGTAGTGTGCGAAATATATGGTCTGAGGTAAAAGGAAAAATAGATAAAGGACAAACTAACAATGTAGTTATTAATATGTCCGATACTAAAGTTTCTGTTCCTGAGTTACAACAGCAGCTTACTAAATGGCCAATTATGGGATTGGATAAAGTGATTATTATTGATAAATCTGGGAATGCTGTTAGAGTGAAATGA
- a CDS encoding SymE family type I addiction module toxin encodes MAKRDCRVKTPTDKEEGVKTRHYTVGYTPNRGKPNPSPQLTLSGKWLNELGFTVGNHFTLTR; translated from the coding sequence ATGGCTAAGCGCGATTGTCGTGTAAAAACACCGACAGATAAAGAAGAAGGGGTTAAAACCAGACACTATACAGTGGGTTACACCCCGAACCGAGGTAAACCCAACCCCAGCCCACAACTCACTTTAAGTGGTAAGTGGCTGAATGAGTTGGGGTTTACGGTAGGCAATCACTTTACCCTCACACGCTAA
- a CDS encoding SymE family type I addiction module toxin translates to MVKTRQYTVGYTPNRGKPNPSPQLTLSGKWLNELGFEVGSHYPLTRQAGQLIIRLAEGE, encoded by the coding sequence GTGGTCAAAACCAGACAGTATACAGTGGGTTACACCCCGAACCGCGGTAAACCCAACCCCAGCCCACAACTCACCTTAAGTGGTAAGTGGCTGAATGAGCTGGGGTTTGAGGTAGGTAGTCACTACCCCCTCACTCGCCAAGCCGGACAGTTGATTATCCGGCTGGCTGAGGGGGAGTGA
- a CDS encoding LacI family DNA-binding transcriptional regulator: MTKQDSSTTIIDIAKRANVTDITVSRAFNHPEMVKKETRDKILAIAQELNYVPNLFARNLKNKNSRIIGVVTDSTFNPFYVVLIQTVSRLAKEKGYQVMIFDSDSDEKAEKTAIETLVSYKASGILLSPVRDDKDYQPSYLSLIDKHNVPLVFVDRSIYGYQNKYSGLFLKNFEIGALTGKFLSQQNSENTLIVSGPEGSEISLSRLAGIYENFPNRKNINVLYSSYMFNKNDEDYLRRKVQELYTPNMYIVGLNGIITAGMYKIIIELGLSCRYFSVDLPPYADTYHLSISGVHHDSVYLGELTTELLFSEIERDSHKGHKTKQIFVDGKLVVYE; this comes from the coding sequence ATGACAAAACAAGATAGCTCAACAACAATAATTGATATAGCAAAACGTGCCAATGTAACCGATATTACCGTCTCTAGAGCATTTAATCATCCTGAGATGGTAAAGAAGGAAACTCGGGATAAAATATTAGCTATAGCACAAGAACTCAATTATGTGCCAAATCTTTTTGCACGTAATCTGAAAAATAAAAATAGCCGTATAATAGGTGTGGTTACTGACAGCACATTTAACCCATTTTATGTTGTGCTTATTCAAACAGTCTCACGCTTAGCGAAAGAAAAAGGCTATCAAGTCATGATTTTTGATTCAGATAGCGATGAAAAAGCAGAGAAAACAGCAATTGAAACGTTAGTCAGTTACAAGGCGAGCGGTATTCTATTATCCCCCGTTCGTGACGATAAAGATTACCAACCAAGTTATTTATCATTAATTGATAAACATAATGTGCCTTTAGTCTTTGTTGACCGGTCAATTTATGGCTATCAAAATAAGTACTCGGGTTTATTTTTGAAAAATTTTGAAATTGGTGCCTTAACAGGAAAATTTCTTAGTCAACAAAATAGCGAAAATACACTTATTGTTTCAGGACCAGAAGGTTCTGAAATTAGTTTGTCTCGTTTAGCGGGTATATATGAAAATTTTCCCAATAGAAAAAATATTAATGTCTTATACAGCAGTTATATGTTTAATAAGAATGATGAAGATTATCTAAGAAGAAAAGTTCAAGAGCTTTATACACCTAATATGTACATCGTTGGGTTAAATGGAATTATTACCGCTGGGATGTATAAAATTATTATAGAATTAGGCCTCTCTTGCCGTTATTTTTCTGTTGATTTACCTCCTTATGCAGATACTTACCATTTATCTATTTCAGGTGTACATCATGACTCGGTATATCTTGGTGAATTAACGACTGAGCTATTGTTTTCTGAGATAGAGCGAGACTCCCATAAAGGTCATAAAACTAAGCAAATATTTGTTGATGGGAAACTTGTTGTTTATGAATAA